From the Calditrichota bacterium genome, the window CTGAAAGTCATAATCGCGAGTGCCACAGCACCGGTGACCCGGCTTACGACGACCAACAGGACAAGCGTCAAGATTCCGGCCCCATGTCCGATGAGCACGACGCCCCCGACCACCTTCGTGACGTTCTCCACAGCTCGCCCAAAGGCCGGATAATGCATCTCCTGCAGCCCACAGAGCACGGCCCGCAGCCAGTAAAAGACACTCATCGGGAGCAGGGAGAGCGTCATCAAGTAGCAGGCCTGTGTCACCTGTGCCTCGTAGCCCATGACCCGAGTGAACCCAGCCATGCCCACCATGGCGACCAGTGTGCCTACTGCTCCCAACAGCAGTCCAACCACCAGGAGCTCGCCGCTCCTTTTTTCATCTCTCGAGACCTCCCTGATCACCCAGCTTCCCAATCCGAGGGTGGCCAGCATAGAAAAGACCGAGCAGAGAGAGATCGCCGTGGCCATAATCCCCAATCCCCTCGCTCCGTGGGCCCGAGTTACCAGCACCCAAAAGAGCGCTGAGCCCAGGCGGTTGAGCAGTTCGGCCACCGACCGAGCCGCAGTATTCTGAGCAATCCGGCGTACCGTGTTCATGTTCTCACTCTTGTGTCAAAGCCAGAAGCTGGCGCGTGATATTCATGGCCATTGGCTCAGCCACCTCTTCGGCGACCGGCTCGACCACAGCCTCTGCTGCAGCCAATCTCGCCACTGCCAGCCCCAAAGCGGCTACGACCCACATCGTGTTCATCAAGGCAAGCGACTGCTTGTAAGCATAGTCGCTCGTGGCCATGACCAACATGGCAGCGAACCCCGCGAAGAGGCCAACGGCCGTGGCTGCGCAGAAAGCACCTCGAGCCCGCAGACCAGGCCGCATGAGCCGCAGCACGCCCACCATCAACCACAGAAAGAGGACCAGCCCCGGCAAACCCAGCTCTCCTGCATACAGCAAGTAGAGGTTGTGCACAGGCGCCACTCTCGTGAACGGGTCGCTCGGATCGAAGTAGGTGTCCAGAACCTCCTTGTAGTTGTTCATGCCCACGCCGAGGAGCGGATGGTCTCGAATCACCCGCAAGGACACCTTGGCAGTGGTCAGTCGCGACATGGTGGCGCCAAAGTCCGGGGAGACCATCCGACGATAGACCATCGGGCCGAAAGCAACGCCCAGTATCACCACCACTGCGACTAAGCCGAGAATCCCCCTGCGCCGCGGCACTGCTCTGCGACGCCGTTGAGCGACCAAGGCGACGACCAGGGCAAATGCCAATCCTATCCACGCACTGCGCGAGAGCGTCAGGATCATGCCCAACAAGCCCAAGCCTGTGGTGACCATGTAGAAGACTCGTTTCCTCTCACCGCGCAGCACAAGGAAGATGCCGGTCGGGAGAAGCAACACGAAGTAGCGACCCAAGGTGTTCGCGTGCCCCACCGTGCCGCCCGGCCTCTTCACCAGCGAGGTTTCCGCCTCTGGGCGGAACAGCTCGGCTCGGGTCTCCTGGCCGAAGAATCCCAAGCTCAAACCCATGGTGTTCTGCAGGAGCACCACCACCCCCTGGAGGGCTGCACCGACCAGCAGGAGCTTCACCACGAATTCCACTTCGTCGCGGTCGCGTACTGTGTTGACCAGGTAAAGGAACAGCACCAGCACCTTGCTCATCTGCCACACGTCGAACAGGGTGAGCAGTGGCTTGGGCGCCCACAGAGCAGAGAGCGCCGCCAGGCTGAGGAGTGCCAGGTAAGGCACCGTGACCTTCGGCACCCAGTGGATCCGCTCCTGCCACAGGCCGCTGGCCACTTCGATGAGCCATACCGCCACAAGGACCAGCAGACAGAGGTCCGGGAAGGCAATCACCAAGCCACGCGTGCCTGCCGCTTCTGGGCTGTAGAAGAGGTGCACGTCCGCGTTCAATGGTATGGTGAAGAGCATCAAGGCCAACAGGAACCGCCGAAGGTCACCACTGAGGGCGCCCACGAACGGGAGTCCGAGCCCTAAGATGGCAAACACGGCCCACTTGGCTTCGAGTCCAAGCGCCAGCAGGGCAGCCGTCCCAGCAGCAGTTCCGGCGAGCAACGCCCAGATGACGCTGCTGCGCCCCGGACGTACCGGCAGCTGATATGTCGTCGAATAGGCCATCGCCTCTCCAGTCTCCTCGCTGCCCTGTCTATTACAGCCCCTGGGGCAGCACTTCGCGTCGGCGGTTGAGGACGATGCCCAACACGCGGACCTTTGCCGCCACCAGCCGGTCGATGACCTCCCGCGCCACATCGGTGCGCGTCTTGCCGGCCCACACCACCAGCACCACGCCGTCCAGCCACTGGCCAATGCGCACCGCTTCGACGTTCGTTGCCGCCGAGGGCAGGTCCACTATCACCCGATTGAAGCGGTCACGAAACTCATCGATGAGGCGATGCATGCGGGCAGAGGTCACCAGCTCCGCCGCACTGGGGTGTGTCCTGCCGGCGGTGATCACCTTGAGCCTCCCCTCATTGACCAGACGCACCGCCTTCGGCCAGACGATGCTCCCACTGAGAACCTCGACCAATCCAGGAACCGGCGAGATGCCCAACAGGCGCGCGACCCCGGGCATGGCCACGTTGCTGTCGACGAGGAGAATGCCCTTGCTGAGCACATCGGTCTTGCCGACAGAACCTGGATGAGCGTTGGTGCCGTTGCCGTTTCCATTTCCGTTGGTGATATACCCACCCGCCATGGAAAGGGCAAGGAGCGACGCCACCGTGGAGGCCCCGGCACCCGGGGTACAGCCGCTGATGCCGATGGTTTGCACCCGGTTGAGCCCACTGAGCAGCTCGATATTCTCGCGCAGAGCGCGGACCTCGGCTGCTAAGCCAGGCGGCACATCCAGCTCCACCTTCGCTGCAGGGACGCTCTGCACTGCCTGCCGGTACTCCGCTGCTTCCACCCTCTCCGAGGCTTGTGCCTCCTCCAGGATATCTCTGATCACACTCATGGCAACTCCCTCTCTCATTTGCTATGCGATGCGGTCAACCAAGCCCAACGAGTTGACCCCGCCAAGAGCGCCGATGTCCACCGCTTGGAAGCGGCATCCTGTGCCATTGCGCCGCATCTCCATGCTTTGCAGCGTCGCCGCCTGTGATTCAGGAGCGGCCAACAGCCCCTCCCGCGCAAGGCGACGGATCATACTGGCGTCAACGTACGTCCGGTCCATGACAAAGGCGTGCAGCAAGGCGTTGTCGCAGATGCAATTGATGATGCGTGGCACGCCTCCGGACAACCGGTAGATCTCGGCCAGGGCATCGGGCGCGAAGAGTCGCTGTGGTGCCTTGGCCCCGGCGACCTTCAGGCGATGCATGACGTACTCTGCCACCTGCTCGCGCCCCAAGGGACGCAATCGGAATCGTACTGCTACCCTCTGACGGAACTGCCGCAGCTCGGGAAGACGGAGCGTGTCCTCCAGCGGCGGCTGGCCCACCAAAAGGATTTGCACCAGCTTCGTGTTGGAGGTCTCCAAGTTCGTCAGGAGGCGAATCTCCTCCAGCGACTTTGGGCTCAAGTTCTGCGCCTCGTCCACGATGAGCAGCGCGTTGCGCTTGCGCTCAAAGTTGCGGATGAGGAACTGGTACAGGTCCAGGAGCATCTCCGCTCGGTTCTCAGACCTCACTTGCACGCCAAAGTCGCGGCACACATAGCGAAGCAGGTCTTCGGCCTCCAGCGTGGTGTTGAAGACCCACGCGCTCACGGCCTCCTCGCCCAAATGCCGGATGAGGGTGTGCAGGAGCGTCGTCTTGCCAGTCCCAGCCTCGCCTATCAGCACAATAAGGCCCTTGCGCATCTTGACGCCGTACATCATGCGCGTTAGCCCTTCTTGGTGATCCGGACTGGGGAAGAGATACCGCGGGTCCGGGTTCACGTCGAAGGGGATTTCTTTTAGCCCAAAGTGCTCAGTGTACATTGCTCTGTCCTGTGTTGCAAGCGGCCTCCGGCAGCTGCCGTGCCTGTGGCGACCGCCTCATTCCTCATCATCCCCAGGGAAGAGCTCCGAGACGGGCACTTCGAAGATACTGGCTGCCCGGCGCTTAAACTCCTCCGTGGGCTCCACGCGGTTGTTTTCCACCATCGACAGATAGGGGGCGCTGCACCCCAGCATGTAGGCCAGCTCATACTGCTTGAGTCCGGCTTCCCAACGTCTCACTTTCAGCAGGTTTTTGGCGCGGACAATGGGCCGCTTTGGACGTGGCAGCGGACGCCCGTCAAGGCCAGCGTCTCCCATCCCAACCTCAACCCGCACTTCTCGTTTCTCGTCCATGGCTCCACATCCTTCATGAAGACTCACGCGACATGCCCTGCGTGCCACGCCTCATGGTCGCCCGCCCGAGAGGAGGACCGAGGCCTGGCACTCTTGCCTATTCATCTCCTTTGTCCGGCACCCAGAGGGACCGGAAGACCAGTTTCGGCGATGGAGGCCAGCACTGGAAAGCCCAAGGCCCGGCGCACGTCCTCTGCGCTTTCGATGGAGTTGTCCAACGACTCCACGAAGAAAGCGGAGCCCAAGGCCACCAGCCCGCCGAGCAGCACCCCTACCAGCAGGTAGAGCGGACGGTTAGGCCGCACTGGTGCCTGCGGTGGCACTGCCGCGCTCACCACCTTCACCTGCACCAATTGGTCCTGGCGGGAGAGGGCCAGACGGGCTTCTTCCCGCTGCTTGAGCAGCACCGAATAGAGCTCCTGGGTCTCTTTGATGCCCCGCGAAATGCGGGTCAGCTCGTAGGCATTGCTGGCAAATCGTTTGAGCTGGCCTTGCACTTCGGCGATTCTTGCCTCGAGTGAGGCCTCCTCCGCCCGGAGCGCCCGCAGATTGGCCTCTTCCTCAGCGATGATCTCACGCAGTTCCTGCCGGAGCTTTTCCTGCACCAGGGCGACCTGCTTCTCGGCGGCGATCACCTGCGGGTGGCTGGCCGTGTAGCGCTGGCGGAGACGATTCCTTTCCAACTCCTGGGCCAGCAGTTCCGTTTTCAGACGCGACAGGTACTCTTCGCGACTGGGGCTGTCGCTCGTCTCAGTGCTGGGGATGACCACCGGGCCGTTGCCGCTCAGCCCCTCGCGGTACACCCGCAGCTTCGCCTCCTTGCCAATGCGCCTGGTGCGCACTTCGGTGAGCGCCTGGTCGTAGTCGGCCAGTTTCTTGTAGAGGATTTCCGCCTCCCCTTCTGGCACCACTACCCCTTCCTGCCGCTTGAATTCGGCCTCGCGCCGTTCCAGCTCATCGAGCTTGGCTGCAGCCATCTTGATCTGCTCATCGAAGAATGCGTAGGTGCGCACGTCCTTAGCCAGCTCCGCGCGGTGGCGCGAATACTGCTCGACGATGCAGTTGGCAATGGCAGCGGCCCGCTTGGGGTCATGGTCGCTGTAGGTGACCTGCAGCAGGTTGGTCTCTTTGGTCTGCTCCACCTTGAGCCCCTTCTGCACCATGGCCACCATCTGCTCAAAGCGGGCGCTGTCGGCTCCGCTGCCACCGGCCTTGGCCATGCCGAGTGCTCTCACCACCCGCTCGGCGATGGGCCGGCTCTTGAGGATCTGCATCTCGGCGGCAATCTGGTCATAATTGGTCCGCCGCAGCCACCAGTTGAGCTCAATGATGAGCGTCTTCTCGGCGTCCTTCTCCCAATCCACCAGGATGGTGGCACCCGCTCGATAGAGCGGCCGCATGGTGAGCGTGCCCACGGCCACGGTGGCCACGGTGGACAGGAAGATGAGGGTAATCATCCTCTTCCGCTTGAACAGGACCCTCAGCACCCGGCGCATGGACGCTGAGCGATCGCATGCATAGCTTTCCATGGTTTACTCCCTTGTCAAGTCTCTCTTCGCCAGGTAGCTCACTTCCACGCCCGCGACCAGAATACCGAGCGCGCGTAGAGGTCCAGCGGCGGAATCACCGTGTCATAGACCTGGGTCATGAAGGTGCGAATGTTGCCGATGAAGGTCTTGGGCACGTAGACGATATCATAAGCCCTGACCTCGACGTCCGGACTGGTATCCTTGCGGGCGAGGGCCTGCGTCAGATCCGAGCGAATGGCGGACACGCGCTTTTCGTCCAGCACCCTGATCAGCATCACGCTGCTCAGATTTGCCTCGCTGGTGGGCCCGCCCGCGGTGGCGATGGCACGGAGCAAAGTCATGTTGCGCTGCACCACGTAGCTGCCCGGATTCCGCACTTCGCCCAACACGTAGACCGTGTTACCCCCGAACTGCTTGACGGTCACCGTGACCTCAGGCTGGAGCAGAATTTCCGCGTATTTTTCGCTAATCAGACGCGCCAGCTCCATCGGGGTCATGTCGGTAACCTTAATGTCGCCGATGCGCTGCAGGGTGATGCATCCGTCAGGCCGGACGGTGACCTCGACGTTGAACTCCTCGTTGTTGAAAAACCTAATGTCGAGGACGTCGCCGTAGCCGAGGCGGTATTGCCTCTCTTCTTCGGCC encodes:
- a CDS encoding O-antigen ligase family protein, giving the protein MAYSTTYQLPVRPGRSSVIWALLAGTAAGTAALLALGLEAKWAVFAILGLGLPFVGALSGDLRRFLLALMLFTIPLNADVHLFYSPEAAGTRGLVIAFPDLCLLVLVAVWLIEVASGLWQERIHWVPKVTVPYLALLSLAALSALWAPKPLLTLFDVWQMSKVLVLFLYLVNTVRDRDEVEFVVKLLLVGAALQGVVVLLQNTMGLSLGFFGQETRAELFRPEAETSLVKRPGGTVGHANTLGRYFVLLLPTGIFLVLRGERKRVFYMVTTGLGLLGMILTLSRSAWIGLAFALVVALVAQRRRRAVPRRRGILGLVAVVVILGVAFGPMVYRRMVSPDFGATMSRLTTAKVSLRVIRDHPLLGVGMNNYKEVLDTYFDPSDPFTRVAPVHNLYLLYAGELGLPGLVLFLWLMVGVLRLMRPGLRARGAFCAATAVGLFAGFAAMLVMATSDYAYKQSLALMNTMWVVAALGLAVARLAAAEAVVEPVAEEVAEPMAMNITRQLLALTQE
- a CDS encoding CpsD/CapB family tyrosine-protein kinase, encoding MSVIRDILEEAQASERVEAAEYRQAVQSVPAAKVELDVPPGLAAEVRALRENIELLSGLNRVQTIGISGCTPGAGASTVASLLALSMAGGYITNGNGNGNGTNAHPGSVGKTDVLSKGILLVDSNVAMPGVARLLGISPVPGLVEVLSGSIVWPKAVRLVNEGRLKVITAGRTHPSAAELVTSARMHRLIDEFRDRFNRVIVDLPSAATNVEAVRIGQWLDGVVLVVWAGKTRTDVAREVIDRLVAAKVRVLGIVLNRRREVLPQGL
- a CDS encoding AAA family ATPase, giving the protein MYTEHFGLKEIPFDVNPDPRYLFPSPDHQEGLTRMMYGVKMRKGLIVLIGEAGTGKTTLLHTLIRHLGEEAVSAWVFNTTLEAEDLLRYVCRDFGVQVRSENRAEMLLDLYQFLIRNFERKRNALLIVDEAQNLSPKSLEEIRLLTNLETSNTKLVQILLVGQPPLEDTLRLPELRQFRQRVAVRFRLRPLGREQVAEYVMHRLKVAGAKAPQRLFAPDALAEIYRLSGGVPRIINCICDNALLHAFVMDRTYVDASMIRRLAREGLLAAPESQAATLQSMEMRRNGTGCRFQAVDIGALGGVNSLGLVDRIA
- a CDS encoding helix-turn-helix transcriptional regulator: MDEKREVRVEVGMGDAGLDGRPLPRPKRPIVRAKNLLKVRRWEAGLKQYELAYMLGCSAPYLSMVENNRVEPTEEFKRRAASIFEVPVSELFPGDDEE
- a CDS encoding polysaccharide biosynthesis/export family protein, whose amino-acid sequence is MKQFSLRRGAWCVGALASLVALSGCAVRPRAGAESPAASRAAGGDVYVAQQQAPAVAEEERQYRLGYGDVLDIRFFNNEEFNVEVTVRPDGCITLQRIGDIKVTDMTPMELARLISEKYAEILLQPEVTVTVKQFGGNTVYVLGEVRNPGSYVVQRNMTLLRAIATAGGPTSEANLSSVMLIRVLDEKRVSAIRSDLTQALARKDTSPDVEVRAYDIVYVPKTFIGNIRTFMTQVYDTVIPPLDLYARSVFWSRAWK